The sequence CGATATAAAGCAGTATCCGAGATACTCCCCCAACCATAAAGACTCCTCTTCCTCTTTTACGAACTGACTCTATTCAGAGGACCACGGACTTCGAAAATCCGGGTAAAGCGTCAGCCCGCCGTCCACATAAAGGGTCTGCCCGGTGATATAGGCGGCGTCATCCGAGGCCAGAAAGGCAGCCGCAGCCCCCATTTCATCAGCTTCACCCGCCCGGCCCATGGGAATGTGGCTGAGCACCTGATCCCGCTTGTCCGGATCATCCACCCAAGCGCGGTTGATGGGCGTAATCGTGGCGCCCGGGGCCACCGCATTGACCCGGATGCCGCGGTCGGCAAACTCAAGAGCCAGGGTGCGCGTCAGGTTCTGCATCCCGCCCTTGCTCATTGAGTAGCCGAGATAACGGGGCTTGGGGATTACCTGGTGCACACTGGATATATTGATAATCACGCCGGGTTTGCCGGTATCCAAAAAATGGCGGATGGCCTCCTGTGCGCAGTAAACCGCACCCTTGAGGTTCACATCCAGAACCGCCGCGATGTTTTCCGGCTTTGCCGCATCCGAGTTTTCGGATATCTGAATGCCCGCATTGTTGATCAGCACATCAATGCCCCCCAGGCTGTCAACAGCAGTGGCAAACATGGCCGCCACCTGGTCCGGACTGGCGACATCCGCCTGGACGAGCGCGTCGCGGACGCCCTGCTGATTAACCTTGTTGACGCAGTCTTGGATCTGCTGTTCGGTTTCGGCGGCTTCTTCCGGCTGCTTGCGGTAATTAATGGCGATATTGGTCCCGTATTCCGAAAACCGGACGGCGATGGCCTGTCCGATGCCCGAGGTGCCGCCGGTAACCAGCACGTTTTTCCCTTTGAGTCCCCGCATTTTTTCCCCTCTAATACTGCTCCCCCACCCGGATCGCACATCCGATCACATCACTGTCTGTTTCAAATGCAAGTGGCGCCAGCTTTTCCGGTGATTGAAGAATGGAAAAGGCCGCGACATAGCCCGCGCAGGTCCATGTCTGGTAGCACCGGGCTTCCCGGCCCACCAGGCGGCTTTTTCTGCCGTCGTAATATTCCGGCCATTCGTCGGCTTCCAGGCGCTTTTCCGCAATTTCCAGGGCGCTCCGGCAATCCTCTGCTCTGCCGGCTTTAACCCCGGCCGCCGCCAAAAGCCACAGCAAAAAGGGCCAGGCACCGCCGTTGTGATACGACCAGGAAATGTTTTTCAAATCAGACCCGGTCACGGCCTCCCAATGGGTTCCTGTGATGGCCGGATAGCAGACTTTAACCGGCATATGTCCGATCAGGTCCGCCCACCGGGCCTGGAAAAGATTCATCACCGCATCCGCTTTTTCCGAATCCGCTAGGGATGAAATCACCGCCATGAGATTGCCCGCGGTAAAAAACCGGAAATCCATCCGGCCCGGCCCCAGGTTGCCGGCAAAATAGCCCGCCTCCGCGGGCAGCCATTCAAACAGCCAGTCCGGGATGGAATCCGGATAGATATTGAACTGATTGACCGTGTCCGCGCCGTAGCCTTCCACCGCGTAGCGGTACATGGCAGAAAGCTGGCGGAAATCCATCCAGTAATTATTGCGGATGTGATAGGTCAAATGCCCCAACCGCTCCCGGACGGCTTCCGCATAGACCTCGTTTTCCGCATCATCTGCTTCCAAAAGCTCCCGGGCCGCGCGCAAAGCCATGTAAAATAGGGCCTGAATATCCATGGGATAGCCGTATACGCCCATGCGGCGGTCGATCATGAATGAACCGTCCGGCACAAACAGGGTGGGGAACATATCAAACCGGTTGGTAAGGGCCAGTTCCAGTATCAGCCGGATGGCCCGCTGAAATTCCGGGCGGCTTGAAAGCTCCCGGTCGCCGGTCGCACTCACATAAACCCGCAGGATATAGAGCCACCAGAATCCGGAATCTACGGGCGCCACCCGGGCAATCGCCTTTTCCCCGAAATCCGGGATGAGGTGCTCTTTCCCGGACGCATCCGTGTCCACCTTGAAGCTTGCCGGCATCAAACCTTCCCCGGCCCGGAAGCAGTCCAACTGCTTTTCCCGGCTCTGCAGCTCCACCGCAATGGAGAGGAAGTTTTTCACAACATCCGCTCTGCCGTTTAAGAGAAAGGCAATGGCGGATACGGCAAAATCCCGGGTGAACACCTGGTCGTAATTCAATGCCGAAACCGCCGGATCCCTTGCCGCCACTGTGCCCACGGGTTTTCCATCATAGGCGACGACCGCATCTTCCAGTATGCGCCACGCCTTATTGAAAAGCTCCGTATCCATAAAGCTATAAGGCCCTCACCACCGCCCTTACCGGGGCGCCGTCGCTTTCTGCCAGCCGGATGGGCAGACAGATCATTTCATAGTTACCGGGCGAAACGGCGTCCATGTAAAGCCCTTCAATTACCCAGATACCGGCCCCGAGCAGCGCCCGGTGCGCTTCGGCCTCGTTTTTGCCATACCCGGCGACAGACAGGTAATCCACACCGATGGTCCGAACCCTGCTTTCGGCCAGAAAGCGGGCGGCATCTGTTTCCAGGTAAACAAAGTCGGCTGTAAACGGCTCATCCGGCCAGTTTCGGGTCGAATTACGGGTTTTAAACAAAATCCGCTCGCCTGGCAGAATATTTTCTTCTGCCAGGACTTCCTCCCGGACTAATTCCGGGTCGGTGATCTCTATAACCCGGGCCGGCCCGATCAATGCGGAAAACGGGATTTCCTCAATACTTTTTCCGTTTTCATAGAAATGCAGCGGCGCGTCCACATGGGTCCCGGAATGGGCGCTCATATTGATTTGGGTAAGATTTGCGCCGTCGCCGTTTTCCATATCCGAGACCCGTGTAATGCGCACCGGCGGATCCCCCGGCCAGGAGGCCATACCGGTGCGCAGCGGGACTGAAATGTCAATCCATTCGGACATCACGGACTACTTCGGCTCGGTCACCACGTAGTCGCCGCCGCCCATTGATTCGTGGCAGGAAATGCAGCCCGCGACCTTGCCGGCCTTCATGACGCTGCCGTCCGACCCCAGTTTCGCCCAGTGCCAGTCATCGGCATTGGGATCATACCCGGCGGCCTTGTACATGGTGGTAATGGCCATCAAGGACTTCTTGTCCTTGCCATAATTTTCCTTGACCAGTATCGCCCCGTCCGGCATGGGCTCACCGTTTTTGGCCGCCTGATAGGCCGCATCATTGGCATAGAGCTTCAAATACGCCCCGTGCGGGCTTTGTCCCGGATACATCCCTTCATAACCCGGAAAGAATTTCCAATCCGTGTAGTCATGGGTCTTTGTAATGTAGCTCCATACAGAATCCGCATCCGGAGACGGCATGCCGCCGCCGGTATGGGCGGTGTTCTGGAAGGCAAGCACCGCAAAACCGGCCATAAAAATAACAGCAAGTACAGAGATTTTCTTTTTCATGATCATACCTCCTTTAGTTTAGACTCTCTCGGGCTATCAGTTTTAGGCGGGGCTATTCCAGCGGCTCCATCTGACCCAGCACCGTGGGGACCAGTTCCGAAACCGTGGGATGAATGTGCACCGCCCGTTGAACAACCTTATAAGATACATCCGCATACATGATATCCGTTATCAAATGTATCGCCTCATCCCCGCCGACGCCTAATATGGCGGCGCCGAGGATTTTTTCCGTTTCCGCATCCACGAGTACCTTAATAAAGCCGCGAGTATCCCCTTTTGCCTGAGCGCGGTTAACCCGGGTCATCGGGCGTTTGCCGACCAGCGCTTTTCGGCCCGAATCCCGGACCTGCTGCTCGGTCATACCCACACGGCCTAAAGGCGGTTCGGTATAAAGCGCGTAAGTGGGGATTCGGTCGGTCACACGCCGGGGATCACTGTCCAGCAGGTTGGCTGATACGATTTCGCTGTCATTGTAG comes from Desulfobacterales bacterium and encodes:
- a CDS encoding glucose 1-dehydrogenase, which translates into the protein MRGLKGKNVLVTGGTSGIGQAIAVRFSEYGTNIAINYRKQPEEAAETEQQIQDCVNKVNQQGVRDALVQADVASPDQVAAMFATAVDSLGGIDVLINNAGIQISENSDAAKPENIAAVLDVNLKGAVYCAQEAIRHFLDTGKPGVIINISSVHQVIPKPRYLGYSMSKGGMQNLTRTLALEFADRGIRVNAVAPGATITPINRAWVDDPDKRDQVLSHIPMGRAGEADEMGAAAAFLASDDAAYITGQTLYVDGGLTLYPDFRSPWSSE
- a CDS encoding glycoside hydrolase 100 family protein codes for the protein MDTELFNKAWRILEDAVVAYDGKPVGTVAARDPAVSALNYDQVFTRDFAVSAIAFLLNGRADVVKNFLSIAVELQSREKQLDCFRAGEGLMPASFKVDTDASGKEHLIPDFGEKAIARVAPVDSGFWWLYILRVYVSATGDRELSSRPEFQRAIRLILELALTNRFDMFPTLFVPDGSFMIDRRMGVYGYPMDIQALFYMALRAARELLEADDAENEVYAEAVRERLGHLTYHIRNNYWMDFRQLSAMYRYAVEGYGADTVNQFNIYPDSIPDWLFEWLPAEAGYFAGNLGPGRMDFRFFTAGNLMAVISSLADSEKADAVMNLFQARWADLIGHMPVKVCYPAITGTHWEAVTGSDLKNISWSYHNGGAWPFLLWLLAAAGVKAGRAEDCRSALEIAEKRLEADEWPEYYDGRKSRLVGREARCYQTWTCAGYVAAFSILQSPEKLAPLAFETDSDVIGCAIRVGEQY
- a CDS encoding cyclase family protein; amino-acid sequence: MSEWIDISVPLRTGMASWPGDPPVRITRVSDMENGDGANLTQINMSAHSGTHVDAPLHFYENGKSIEEIPFSALIGPARVIEITDPELVREEVLAEENILPGERILFKTRNSTRNWPDEPFTADFVYLETDAARFLAESRVRTIGVDYLSVAGYGKNEAEAHRALLGAGIWVIEGLYMDAVSPGNYEMICLPIRLAESDGAPVRAVVRAL
- a CDS encoding cytochrome P460 family protein, with protein sequence MKKKISVLAVIFMAGFAVLAFQNTAHTGGGMPSPDADSVWSYITKTHDYTDWKFFPGYEGMYPGQSPHGAYLKLYANDAAYQAAKNGEPMPDGAILVKENYGKDKKSLMAITTMYKAAGYDPNADDWHWAKLGSDGSVMKAGKVAGCISCHESMGGGDYVVTEPK